GCAGCGGGATTCAGGATGATACGCATGCAGGAGAGTAGTGGCGGGTGTGTTGATTGTCGATGGCGTCAGCGGGTGCCCGATCCCCACTCGAGGACTTCGACACGAACGGGAATCCGTCCGGCCCTGATGAAGTCCAGCTCGCGCGCTGCGCTCTGCGAGACATCGATGATCGTGCGCTGCGCCCGCTCCGAAGTGCCGTGCGGCCCGCGGTCGATGATGCGAACGATCACGGATCGGTCGTTGACCAGGTTCGTCACACGAACCACGGTTCCGAACGGATAGGAACGGTGCGCGGCATACGGCTCCGAGTTCCGGAACACCACGCCGCTGGCGGCGCGGCGACCATCGAACCTGCTCGCATAATACGTCGCCTCGCCTTCCGCTTCCTCGAGCGGCACCATCCCGGCCGACGGCCGTTCCGGCGGAGGCGTCATCCGGCCCTGCGCATCGATCACCACGGGAGTGAGCGTCACACCGGCCGGGCGGGACGGAGGGACCTCGGGTGCGGGCGCGATCGCTGCGCCCGCGCATGATGCGGCGACGCCCGCGGCGACGACCACCTTCAGTATGATCCGATGTCGCATCTTTTCCAGCGGTTGTTGTCCAGGTGAGGTCGACCCGGCCCTGAAGATAGCGCGTTGCCGCGAGAGGTGAACCCCGGTGCCGAGGGGCGCACCAGACAGGGAACGCGGTTTAAGCAGCCGATAAGCGACCGCCGGTATCCTCTATCACGCGCAGGCCGGTCGGTCCCGCGCGAGGACAGCGCCGCGGCGCGTGCAACTCAGGAGATACCATGCAGAACTTCAGGATATATGCAGGAGTAGCGGTGCTCGCCGCATCGGTGGGGGGCTGCGCAACGACGGGCGCGACGTACCGCAGCGGCGTCGGCGACAGCTTCCATGAGCACGCGCCC
The Longimicrobiales bacterium genome window above contains:
- a CDS encoding septal ring lytic transglycosylase RlpA family protein — encoded protein: MRHRIILKVVVAAGVAASCAGAAIAPAPEVPPSRPAGVTLTPVVIDAQGRMTPPPERPSAGMVPLEEAEGEATYYASRFDGRRAASGVVFRNSEPYAAHRSYPFGTVVRVTNLVNDRSVIVRIIDRGPHGTSERAQRTIIDVSQSAARELDFIRAGRIPVRVEVLEWGSGTR